One region of Juglans microcarpa x Juglans regia isolate MS1-56 chromosome 7S, Jm3101_v1.0, whole genome shotgun sequence genomic DNA includes:
- the LOC121241234 gene encoding IQ domain-containing protein IQM2-like produces MHFVCFVLTGIWFYCSEDTFPHQMGISLSCPFAEYSDVQNGLESIIVKSISFWDDEVKTPVRSVTFNSGDSEPTIFKTLSSGNIAIEASVRDKSIKLENMASVKAPLDKERMESNSQQNKVMDDQSPKSDGQVGMVQPLPILDPTNPENVAAVKLQKVYKSFRTRRKLADCAVLVEQSWWKLLDFAELKRSSISFFDIEKHESAISRWSRARTRAAKVGKGLSKNDKAQKLALQHWLEAIDPRHRYGHNLHFYYDKWLHSQSKEPFFYWLDIGEGKEINLVEKCPRSKLQQQCIKYLGPMERLAYEVIVEDGKFFYKQSGKVLDTVGEDKDAKWIFVLSTSMCMYVGKKKKGAFQHSSFLAGGATSAAGRLVVENGILKAVWPHSGHYQPTEENFKDFVSFLKDNKVDLTDVKMSPVDEELELYSKQRSSGHLRSSSEEDLTNKLSGFDYEETCAEDLTQEKTDSTEEETTTALELPISSRLSSFRRKFGNLEIPKRNALYERLDSEKQDFGPCLNSLPAESPGGGHETAEETLSSGQDYMASKQNLGDDQPEEIEVEIIPEESILKRINSHKGMNSYQLGKQLSCKWTTGAGPRIGCVRDYPSKLQFQALELVNLSPKSDALSRSYLFRLVRGLSSRVLTPRSSGRENAPTTLKTDHHS; encoded by the exons atgcattttgtttgttttgtattGACAGGAATCTGGTTTTATTGTTCCGAAGACACCTTCCCTCATCAAATGGGGATTTCTCTTTCCTGCCCATTTGCTGAATACAGTGATGTGCAAAATGGCTTAGAATCTATAATCGTCAAGTCCATCAGTTTTTGGGATGACGAAGTCAAAACTCCTGTGCGATCTGTCACTTTCAACAGTGGAGATTCTGAACCCACAATATTCAAAACCTTGAGTTCTGGAAATATAGCAATAGAAGCATCGGTTAGAGACAAAAGtataaaattggaaaatatgGCCTCAGTCAAGGCTCCACTGGACAAAGAACGCATGGAATCAAACAGCCAACAAAACAAAGTAATGGATGATCAATCCCCAAAATCAGATGGTCAGGTGGGGATGGTCCAACCATTACCAATTTTGGATCCCACCAACCCTGAGAATGTGGCTGCAGTGAAGTTGCAGAAAGTGTACAAAAGCTTCCGAACCCGAAGGAAGCTAGCAGATTGTGCAGTTCTAGTTGAGCAGAGCTG GTGGAAGCTCTTAGATTTTGCCGAACTCAAGAGAAGTTCTATATCATTCTTCGATATTGAAAAACATGAATCTGCCATTTCACGATGGTCGAGAGCAAGAACCAGAGCTGCCAAG GTTGGAAAAGGTTTATCAAAGAATGATAAAGCTCAAAAACTCGCTTTACAACACTGGCTTGAGGCT aTTGATCCACGGCATCGATACGGACATAATTTACACTTTTATTATGATAAATGGCTTCATTCTCAGAGTAAAGAACCCTTCTTCTACTG GCTGGATATAGGAGAAGGGaaggaaataaatcttgttGAAAAATGCCCTCGATCAAAACTTCAACAGCAGTGTATCAAGTATTTGGGTCCG ATGGAAAGGTTGGCTTATGAAGTTATTGTGGAGGATGGAAAGTTCTTCTATAAGCAATCTGGGAAGGTCCTTGACACGGTCGGAGAAGACAAAGATGCTAAGTGGATTTTTGTTCTAAGCACATCTATGTGCATGTATGTTGGTAAGAAGAAGAAAGGTGCTTTCCAGCATTCTAGCTTCTTGGCCGGAGGAGCTACATCTGCTGCTGGGAGATTAGTTGTTGAAAATGGAATCCTAAAG GCAGTTTGGCCTCACAGTGGTCATTATCAGCCGACAGAAGAAAATTTTAAGGACTTTGTCTCCTTCCTCAAAGATAACAAAGTGGATCTCACAGATGTAAAG ATGAGTCCTGTCGATGAGGAACTTGAATTATATAGCAAGCAAAGAAGCAGTGGTCATCTTAGAAGTTCATCTGAAGAAGACTTGACTAACAAGTTGAGTGGCTTCGACTATGAAGAGACCTGTGCTGAAGATTTGACTCAAGAGAAAACTGATTCAACAGAAGAAGAGACGACCACTGCATTGGAACTGCCCATATCAAGCCGGTTATCTAGCTTTAGAAGAAAATTTGGTAACCTTGAAATACCGAAAAGGAATGCATTGTATGAGAGGTTAGACAGTGAAAAGCAAGATTTTGGACCATGTCTTAACAGTTTACCAGCAGAATCTCCTGGGGGTGGTCATGAAACAGCAGAAGAAACATTATCTTCTGGACAAGATTACATGGCTTCAAAGCAGAACTTGGGTGATGATCAGCCTGAAGAGATCGAAGTAGAAATCATTCCTGAAGAATCAATTCTCAAAAGGATTAATTCACATAAAGGAATGAACTCATATCAATTAGGGAAGCAATTGTCCTGCAAATGGACAACGGGAGCTGGACCCCGCATTGGCTGTGTAAGGGACTATCCCTCAAAGCTCCAGTTCCAAGCTTTGGAGCTAGTAAACTTATCTCCAAAAAGTGATGCCCTTTCTAGGTCATATTTGTTTCGACTCGTTAGAGGGCTGAGCTCTAGGGTATTGACGCCAAGAAGTTCTGGTAGGGAAAATGCTCCAACCACTCTAAAAACCGATCACCATTCGTGA
- the LOC121241235 gene encoding LOW QUALITY PROTEIN: protochlorophyllide-dependent translocon component 52, chloroplastic (The sequence of the model RefSeq protein was modified relative to this genomic sequence to represent the inferred CDS: inserted 1 base in 1 codon; substituted 3 bases at 3 genomic stop codons), with protein MESMKASSLTSLSIRTAFDRTQFRKPMFLNFHFGPITRSSFPLVGTNQPKFKVFTTISSTDSTETKNPPDSELETRSKDEKFDWYAQWYPVMPVCDLDKRVPHAKKVMGLDVVVWWDRNECAWKVFEDSCPHRLAPLSEGRIDQRGRLQCVYHGWCFNGSGDCKFIPQAPPDGPPVHTFKRACVGVYPSTVQNAIVWFWPNTDPQYKDIIMDRKPPYISEIDDPSYTKLMGNRDIPFGYEVLMENLMDPAHVPYAHYGIMRSQQPKNRXVFSDNPYFNSICSGLXIYNXDQAAFTVKADRXGGRPLELIIERLDINGFEADQEVRSRSKFFPPCVFYAYTDSMVDQANGSASSAGTKEKTSVQRKFSLVFICVPVSPGNSRLIWTFPRNFGLWIDKVVPRWMFHVGQNLILDSDLYLLHVEERKIIDAGPTNWQKACFVPTKSDALVVGFRKWLNKYAGGQVDWRGKYSGALPPTPPREQLMDRYWSHVVNCRSCSVAYKGLNVLEVVLQVASVASIGIVAAIKQGAMSAAARTTIVLLAVLCYASSRWLAHFIYKNFHYHDYSHALR; from the exons ATGGAATCTATGAAAGCTTCCTCTCTTACTTCACTTAGCATTCGAACTGCATTCGATAGAACCCAATTCAGAAAACCCATGTTCCTGAATTTTCATTTCGGCCCAATAACCCGCTCATCGTTCCCTTTAGTTGGGACAAACCAACCTAAATTCAAGGTTTTTACCACCATATCATCCACGGATTCAACAGAAACCAAAAACCCACCTGACTCAGAGCTTGAAACACGCAGTAAAGATGAGAAATTTGATTGGTATGCACAGTGGTATCCAGTTATGCCGGTCTGTGATCTGGACAAGAGGGTGCCACATGCGAAAAAAGTGATGGGTCTTGATGTGGTTGTGTGGTGGGATAGGAATGAGTGTGCTTGGAAAGTGTTTGAGGATAGCTGCCCTCATAGGTTAGCCCCACTGTCTGAAGGGCGGATTGATCAGAGGGGCAGGTTGCAGTGCGTGTACCATGGTTGGTGTTTTAATGGCTCTGGTGACTGCAAGTTCATCCCCCAAGCACCTCCTGATGGCCCTCCG GTGCACACATTCAAGAGAGCATGTGTAGGGGTTTATCCAAGTACTGTGCAGAATGCCATTGTTTGGTTTTGGCCAAACACTGATCCTCAATACAAAGATATTATTATGGACAGAAAACCACCCTATATATCAGAAATAGATGATCCTTCTTATACTAAATTGATGGGAAATAGGGATATTCCTTTTGG TTATGAGGTATTAATGGAAAATCTTATGGACCCTGCTCATGTTCCATATGCGCATTATGGAATAATGCGATCGCAACAACCcaaaaacagataagtattttcagataatccttatttcaattcaatttgttCTGGTCTCTAAATTTATAACTGAGATCAAGCTGCCTTCACAGTGAAGGCTGATA GAGGGGGCAGACCTCTCGAATTGATTATTGAAAGGTTAGACATCAATGGGTTTGAGGCAGATCAAGAGGTGAGGAGCAGAAGCAAGTTTTTTCCCCCCTGTGTGTTTTATGCTTATACTGACTCTATGGTGGATCAAGCTAATGGATCTGCATCATCCGCTGGAACCAAAGAG AAAACTTCAGTGCAGCGGAAATTTTCTTTAGTATTTATATGTGTTCCAGTTAGTCCAGGTAATAGCAGACTGATATGGACCTTCCCAAGAAACTTTGGCCTTTGGATTGATAAGGTTGTGCCACGATGGATGTTTCATGTGGGACAAAACCTGATTTTAGATTCAGATTTATATCTTCTTCACGTTGAG GAGCGGAAGATAATAGATGCTGGTCCTACCAATTGGCAGAAAGCTTGTTTTGTGCCAACAAAGTCAGATGCCCTTGTGGTTGGATTTAGAAAATGGTTAAACAAGTATGCTGGAGGTCAAGTTGATTGGAGAGGCAAGTACAGTGGGGCTCTTCCCCCAACTCCTCCTAGAGAACAGCTGATGGATAG GTACTGGTCTCATGTGGTGAACTGCCGCAGTTGCAGTGTTGCATACAAGGGTCTCAATGTTCTTGAAGTTGTCCTTCAAGTTGCCTCTGTCGCTTCAATTGGGATAGTTGCTGCTATTAAGCAGGGTGCGATGTCAGCAGCTGCAAGAACAACCATCGTTTTGTTGGCAGTACTATGCTATGCATCCTCGAGATGGTTGGCTCACTTCATCTACAAGAATTTTCATTACCATGACTACAGTCATGCTCTTCGTTGA
- the LOC121241297 gene encoding uncharacterized protein LOC121241297: MKESNPSTEPIGQNLIKLISNVCFSVFVFSVLVFTVIAITYQPPDPWLESAPALTKLFTQSENATFQSDNSILKTGEDFPVERAMPPESKPITEAVIEKAEEKIANSTPEFQLACDEFKQVVNCSDPRVLIAVEKFNLRVFKSIVFLKYQMTANGSKPDECDVAWRFRNKKEKSWRKYRDFRRFKFGIGENCTYKVVQAGAWHSGVNARQPRSRIRNGTRRGSGNKAKIVPPPVRDEEINDTIPSLGSLMNFNKGRYLYYSRGGDYCKGMNHYLWSFLCGLGEAMFLNRTFVMDLSICLEAAYNPSNKDEEGKDFRYYFDFEHLEEVTSIVEEGEFLMGWKKWRRSHKRKVPTRKVVSYKVTPMQLKKDKNTVIWRQFDAPEPENYWYRVCEGQAAKYIQRPWHALWKSKRLMNLVSEISGRMDWDFDAVHVVRGKKAQNKELWPHLDSDTSPDALFMKLKSMIQPWRNLYIATNEPFYNYFDKLRSQYKVHLLDDYKELWGNASEWYNETMLLNNGRPVEFDGYMRVAVDTEVLYRAKTRVETFYNLTTDCKDGVNTC, encoded by the coding sequence ATGAAAGAGTCGAATCCAAGCACTGAGCCCATAGGACAGAACCTAATCAAATTGATAAGCAATGTGTGTTTCTCAGTGTTTGTATTCTCGGTGCTCGTGTTCACCGTGATTGCCATCACCTACCAACCCCCAGACCCATGGCTTGAGTCGGCTCCGGCCCTGACCAAGCTATTCACCCAATCTGAAAACGCCACCTTCCAAAGTGACAATTCTATCCTCAAAACTGGGGAAGATTTTCCTGTGGAGCGTGCCATGCCACCTGAAAGCAAGCCAATTACCGAGGCTGTGATCGAGAAAGCCGAAGAGAAGATTGCCAATTCAACCCCGGAATTTCAATTGGCTTGCGACGAGTTCAAGCAGGTTGTGAATTGTTCGGACCCACGAGTTCTGATTGCCGTTGAGAAGTTCAATTTACGGGTCTTTAAGTCCATTGTGTTCTTGAAGTATCAGATGACAGCTAACGGGTCAAAACCGGATGAGTGCGATGTGGCATGGAGGTTTAGGAATAAGAAAGAGAAGTCATGGAGGAAGTATAGGGATTTTAGGAGGTTCAAGTTTGGAATTGGAGAGAATTGTACGTATAAAGTGGTGCAGGCTGGTGCATGGCATTCTGGTGTTAATGCCCGGCAGCCTAGGAGTAGAATCAGAAATGGTACGAGGAGGGGCAGTGGAAATAAAGCTAAGATTGTGCCCCCACCAGTCCGGGATGAGGAGATCAATGACACAATCCCAAGTCTGGGATCATTGATGAATTTCAACAAGGGGAGGTACTTGTATTATTCCCGCGGAGGAGATTATTGTAAGGGAATGAATCATTACCTTTGGAGTTTCTTGTGTGGTTTAGGGGAGGCTATGTTTTTAAATAGGACGTTCGTGATGGATTTGAGTATATGCTTGGAAGCAGCATATAATCCAAGTAATAAAGATGAGGAGGGAAAGGATTTTCGgtattattttgactttgagCATCTTGAGGAGGTGACATCGATTGTGGAGGAGGGCGAGTTTTTGATGGGTTGGAAGAAATGGCGTCGGAGCCATAAAAGGAAAGTTCCTACTAGGAAGGTTGTGAGTTACAAGGTGACGCCGATgcaacttaagaaagataagaacaCAGTTATATGGAGGCAGTTTGATGCTCCGGAGCCGGAGAACTATTGGTATAGAGTATGTGAAGGGCAAGCTGCCAAGTACATCCAGAGGCCATGGCACGCTCTTTGGAAATCAAAGAGATTGATGAATCTTGTTTCAGAAATCAGTGGACGAATGGACTGGGATTTTGATGCTGTCCACGTGGTCCGAGGGAAGAAGGCACAGAATAAAGAGCTTTGGCCTCATCTAGATTCTGATACATCCCCTGATGCCCTGTTTATGAAGCTTAAAAGTATGATTCAGCCATGGAGGAATCTGTATATAGCCACAAATGAGCCATTTTACAATTACTTTGATAAATTGAGATCTCAGTACAAGGTACATTTGCTCGATGATTACAAAGAATTGTGGGGCAATGCAAGTGAATGGTACAATGAGACAATGCTTCTAAATAATGGACGACCTGTTGAGTTTGATGGTTACATGAGAGTTGCCGTGGATACTGAGGTCCTTTATAGGGCAAAGACACGGGTGGAAACGTTCTATAATTTGACAACAGATTGCAAGGATGGAGTCAATACGTGCTGA
- the LOC121240311 gene encoding cytokinin riboside 5'-monophosphate phosphoribohydrolase LOG8-like isoform X1, with the protein MRGLGCIVNISAVVFWVQEKMGKFQRVCVFCGSNSGNRKIFSDSALDLGRELAERKMDLVYGGGSVGLMGLVSQTAFDGGCHVLGVIPTALIPVEISGHAVGEVLIVSDMHERKAEMARQADAFVALPGIYMQIYVNFEIEIRLSLINLLDIDRCKFFPLNPFSLLYKYAGGYGTMEELLEMITWSQLGIHNKPVGLLNIDGYYDCLLGLFDKGVEEGFIDPSARNIIISAKTARELIQRMEEYIPVHDQVATRQSWNIEENHNVSL; encoded by the exons ATGAGGGGACTTGGTTGTATAGTGAATATTTCAGCTGTAGTCTTTTGGGTTCAAGAGAAAATGGGTAAGTTTCAAAGGGTCTGTGTCTTTTGTGGAAGTAATTCAGGGAACAGAAAGATCTTCAGTGATTCAGCTCTTGATCTTGGAAGGGAACTG GCGGAGAGGAAGATGGATTTGGTGTATGGAGGAGGGAGTGTTGGGCTGATGGGATTGGTTTCTCAAACAGCTTTTGATGGTGGATGTCATGTGCTAGG AGTTATCCCAACTGCACTTATTCCTGTTGAG ATATCTGGCCATGCAGTGGGAGAAGTGTTGATTGTATCAGATATGCACGAAAGGAAGGCTGAAATGGCTCGTCAAGCTGATGCTTTTGTCGCTCTTCCTGGTATATATATGCAGATATATGTGAATTTTGAGATCGAAATAAgactttcattaattaatttgttagatATTGATCGATGCAAGTTTTTCCCCCTTAACCCTTTCTCTCTGTTATATAAATATGCAGGAGGATATGGAACCATGGAAGAGTTGCTTGAGATGATAACATGGTCTCAGCTTGGAATACATAACAAACCA GTGGGTCTCTTGAATATAGATGGCTATTATGATTGCTTGCTTGGATTGTTTGACAAAGGGGTGGAAGAAGGATTTATTGATCCGTCTGCCAGGAACATTATCATTTCCGCAAAGACTGCTCGAGAGCTGATACAGAGGATGgag GAATACATACCTGTGCATGATCAAGTGGCAACAAGACAAAGTTGGAACATAGAAGAAAATCACAATGTAAGTTTGTAG
- the LOC121240311 gene encoding cytokinin riboside 5'-monophosphate phosphoribohydrolase LOG8-like isoform X2 translates to MRGLGCIVNISAVVFWVQEKMGKFQRVCVFCGSNSGNRKIFSDSALDLGRELAERKMDLVYGGGSVGLMGLVSQTAFDGGCHVLGVIPTALIPVEISGHAVGEVLIVSDMHERKAEMARQADAFVALPGGYGTMEELLEMITWSQLGIHNKPVGLLNIDGYYDCLLGLFDKGVEEGFIDPSARNIIISAKTARELIQRMEEYIPVHDQVATRQSWNIEENHNVSL, encoded by the exons ATGAGGGGACTTGGTTGTATAGTGAATATTTCAGCTGTAGTCTTTTGGGTTCAAGAGAAAATGGGTAAGTTTCAAAGGGTCTGTGTCTTTTGTGGAAGTAATTCAGGGAACAGAAAGATCTTCAGTGATTCAGCTCTTGATCTTGGAAGGGAACTG GCGGAGAGGAAGATGGATTTGGTGTATGGAGGAGGGAGTGTTGGGCTGATGGGATTGGTTTCTCAAACAGCTTTTGATGGTGGATGTCATGTGCTAGG AGTTATCCCAACTGCACTTATTCCTGTTGAG ATATCTGGCCATGCAGTGGGAGAAGTGTTGATTGTATCAGATATGCACGAAAGGAAGGCTGAAATGGCTCGTCAAGCTGATGCTTTTGTCGCTCTTCCTG GAGGATATGGAACCATGGAAGAGTTGCTTGAGATGATAACATGGTCTCAGCTTGGAATACATAACAAACCA GTGGGTCTCTTGAATATAGATGGCTATTATGATTGCTTGCTTGGATTGTTTGACAAAGGGGTGGAAGAAGGATTTATTGATCCGTCTGCCAGGAACATTATCATTTCCGCAAAGACTGCTCGAGAGCTGATACAGAGGATGgag GAATACATACCTGTGCATGATCAAGTGGCAACAAGACAAAGTTGGAACATAGAAGAAAATCACAATGTAAGTTTGTAG